From one Flavobacterium kingsejongi genomic stretch:
- a CDS encoding MutS-related protein, which produces MQIYQTKKETFRNELSEINTKYNTIGFLRLLTIVGLIAGIYYTVQTGNNYYLLGSGGCFLAFIVLMRIHNKLSIRKKIKTALLEINTDEMAFLNKEKIPFGNGIEFEDLSHPYAYDLDLFGNHSLYQNINRTETYSGSSKLAELLLKTIPADEIVHNQEAIRELASKIDFRQDLGALGKVYKDSKSLHTALVNWSRMPNKPLSRLINVISYVTPVLLVAFLVAYFTTDNPLYVEFVIYIFLFNTTLLFSQYKSIQHENASADQVDKTIFQYARIIEKIEDQNFQATKLKALQQQLAQENQNASRDMNELGELFSRMDSIANLVSTMLFNGTFLFHIHTLRYLQQWRAKKAKNIPLWLDVIGEMETLSSLANLSYNNPEFAFPVLNNEYVVEFSDLSHPLLNKATRVGNTVVFDPKFMILTGSNMSGKSTFLRSLGINMVLAGIGSPVCATAANVHPLPVLVSMRLSDSLSDSESYFFAEIKRLKLIMDKLEEQVSFVLLDEILRGTNSDDKRSGTIGVVQKMMAKKAIGAIATHDIEVCETTHQYPEQLTNQCFEVQIVDNELFFDYTLRAGICKNKSATFLMNKMGIV; this is translated from the coding sequence ATGCAAATTTACCAAACGAAAAAAGAGACGTTCCGCAATGAACTATCAGAAATTAATACCAAATACAATACAATAGGCTTTTTAAGGCTGCTGACTATAGTAGGCTTGATTGCCGGAATATACTACACAGTACAGACAGGTAATAATTATTACTTATTAGGTTCGGGAGGATGTTTCCTGGCTTTTATTGTACTGATGCGGATACACAACAAGCTGTCAATCCGCAAAAAAATAAAAACGGCTTTGCTGGAAATCAATACCGATGAAATGGCTTTTTTGAATAAAGAGAAAATACCCTTTGGAAATGGAATTGAATTTGAAGATTTAAGCCATCCTTATGCCTATGACCTGGATCTTTTTGGAAATCATTCCCTCTATCAGAATATCAACCGGACAGAAACATATAGTGGAAGCAGCAAATTGGCGGAGCTTTTGCTCAAAACAATTCCGGCAGATGAAATAGTGCACAACCAGGAGGCGATTCGGGAATTGGCATCAAAAATAGATTTCCGCCAGGATTTAGGCGCTTTGGGTAAAGTCTATAAAGATTCCAAATCACTGCACACAGCATTAGTAAATTGGAGCCGGATGCCAAACAAACCGCTATCCCGCTTGATCAATGTCATTTCGTATGTAACACCGGTTTTGCTTGTGGCTTTTTTAGTAGCTTACTTCACTACCGATAATCCTCTTTATGTTGAGTTTGTAATATATATATTCCTATTTAATACGACGTTGTTATTCAGCCAGTACAAGAGTATTCAACACGAAAATGCCTCGGCAGATCAGGTCGATAAAACGATTTTCCAATATGCACGCATTATAGAAAAAATAGAAGATCAAAATTTTCAGGCGACAAAACTCAAGGCACTGCAGCAGCAACTGGCGCAGGAAAACCAAAACGCCAGCCGTGACATGAATGAACTCGGGGAATTATTTTCCCGTATGGACTCCATTGCCAATCTGGTGAGTACGATGTTGTTTAATGGGACGTTTTTGTTTCATATCCATACGTTGCGTTACCTGCAGCAATGGCGTGCGAAAAAAGCAAAAAATATACCGCTATGGCTGGATGTTATAGGTGAAATGGAAACGCTGAGCAGCCTCGCGAACCTGAGCTATAACAATCCCGAATTTGCCTTTCCGGTTTTGAACAATGAGTATGTAGTGGAATTCAGTGATCTGTCTCATCCACTGCTTAATAAAGCAACACGGGTTGGGAACACGGTAGTTTTTGATCCAAAATTCATGATATTGACCGGATCCAACATGTCCGGGAAAAGTACCTTTTTACGCAGCCTTGGTATCAATATGGTCTTGGCCGGAATAGGATCGCCTGTATGTGCTACTGCGGCAAATGTACATCCATTACCAGTTTTGGTTTCCATGCGACTGTCCGACTCTTTGTCGGATAGCGAATCCTATTTCTTTGCAGAAATTAAAAGGCTCAAACTCATTATGGATAAATTAGAGGAACAAGTCTCTTTTGTATTGCTCGACGAGATATTAAGAGGAACCAACTCCGACGATAAACGCAGCGGAACAATTGGGGTAGTCCAGAAAATGATGGCAAAAAAAGCCATTGGAGCTATTGCAACCCACGATATTGAAGTATGTGAAACCACCCATCAATATCCGGAACAGCTTACCAACCAGTGTTTTGAAGTACAAATCGTAGACAATGAGCTCTTTTTTGATTATACCTTACGGGCGGGAATCTGCAAAAACAAAAGTGCTACTTTCCTGATGAATAAAATGGGAATTGTTTAA
- a CDS encoding alpha/beta fold hydrolase codes for MKFIKSAPDSAKEVKIYYQDIGCGKSVIFIHGWPSSHEMWEYQLDTLPEHNIRAIAYDRRGFGKSDQPWGPYDYDTLALDLNSLLEELDLKDVTLVGFSMGGGEVVRYLSKYNTEGRVTKAALISSVVPYLLQTSDNPTGIPQEEFDKIEEGIRKDRPKFLADFAKQFYGVSLLNSPVSDEFLNWHQSLTLISNGNATVKTMHSWSQTDFRADLAKISVPILIVHGDADKTVPIKSSSDLTAKYLPQAEYLIYEGAPHGLFYTEKDRLNQDLLNFISR; via the coding sequence ATGAAATTTATTAAAAGTGCACCAGATTCAGCCAAAGAAGTCAAGATTTATTACCAGGATATCGGATGCGGGAAATCGGTAATCTTTATTCATGGATGGCCTTCCAGCCACGAAATGTGGGAATACCAACTGGATACTCTTCCGGAACATAATATACGTGCTATTGCCTACGACAGAAGAGGGTTTGGTAAATCCGATCAGCCGTGGGGACCTTACGATTATGATACGCTGGCCCTTGATTTAAATTCCCTGCTCGAGGAACTTGATCTTAAAGATGTAACGCTTGTTGGTTTTTCTATGGGCGGTGGTGAAGTGGTCCGTTACCTATCCAAGTACAATACGGAAGGTCGCGTGACAAAAGCAGCACTGATCAGTTCTGTAGTGCCTTATCTGTTGCAAACATCGGATAACCCAACCGGAATCCCACAGGAAGAGTTTGATAAAATTGAAGAAGGAATCCGTAAGGATCGCCCTAAATTCCTGGCTGATTTTGCCAAGCAATTTTATGGCGTCTCTTTATTGAATTCCCCTGTAAGTGATGAATTCCTGAACTGGCACCAGTCGCTGACATTGATTTCCAATGGAAATGCAACAGTCAAAACAATGCATTCGTGGTCTCAAACTGACTTTAGGGCGGACCTGGCCAAAATATCAGTCCCAATTTTGATTGTACATGGTGACGCTGATAAAACGGTTCCTATAAAATCATCCAGTGACTTAACTGCTAAATACCTTCCACAAGCAGAATACCTGATCTATGAAGGTGCACCACACGGATTATTTTACACCGAAAAAGACCGACTGAATCAGGATTTACTGAATTTCATCAGCCGCTAA
- a CDS encoding NAD-dependent succinate-semialdehyde dehydrogenase — protein MAIETINPYTNKSVKKFDELSDAALENKIAQAEKAFGTWKTTPVKSRAELLHKVAALMLKKKEQLAGLITLEMGKLIAQSVGEIELSASIFEYYAKNAEKFLADKPLEVEEGSAFIRYSPIGIVLGVEPWNYPFYQIARIAAPNIAAGNVIVIKHASSVPQCAQAIQELFDEAGATAGIYTNLFISSKKVAGLAADTRIKGLSLTGSEEAGASLAEASGKNLKKSVLELGGSDPFIVLEDADLEKAVAMAVEGRMGNMGQACTAAKRIIVVEEIADTFLEKFKQQITGLKVGDPADKTTQVGPLSSEGAAQHLDEQVQKSIKEGATLVMGGKRIDREGAFYEPSILTDLKPGMTAYHEELFGPVASFYRVKNEEEAIKLANDSPFGLGGAVFSKNIDRAKKIADQIDTGMVYINEPTTSQPDLPFGGTKRSGYGRELSGLGIEEFVNKKLIRVSGK, from the coding sequence ATGGCCATTGAAACCATTAATCCTTATACGAATAAATCAGTAAAGAAATTTGACGAACTGAGTGATGCAGCTCTTGAGAATAAAATAGCCCAAGCCGAAAAGGCCTTTGGGACATGGAAGACGACTCCGGTAAAGAGCCGTGCCGAACTACTGCATAAAGTAGCAGCGCTCATGTTAAAGAAGAAAGAACAATTAGCCGGGTTGATTACACTCGAGATGGGAAAATTAATTGCCCAAAGTGTGGGTGAAATTGAACTGAGTGCTTCCATATTTGAATATTATGCAAAAAATGCCGAAAAGTTTTTAGCCGATAAGCCTTTGGAAGTAGAAGAGGGAAGTGCATTCATCCGCTATAGCCCTATTGGGATTGTGCTGGGGGTAGAACCCTGGAATTACCCTTTCTACCAAATTGCCCGTATTGCTGCACCCAATATTGCTGCCGGAAATGTAATCGTGATCAAACATGCATCAAGTGTGCCACAATGCGCTCAGGCCATTCAGGAACTTTTTGATGAAGCTGGTGCCACAGCAGGAATTTATACAAATTTATTCATTTCGAGCAAAAAAGTAGCAGGTCTTGCGGCAGATACCCGAATCAAAGGACTTTCGCTTACCGGAAGTGAAGAAGCAGGTGCGAGCCTTGCGGAAGCTTCAGGTAAAAACCTGAAAAAGTCAGTATTGGAATTGGGCGGTAGTGATCCGTTTATCGTATTGGAAGATGCCGACCTTGAAAAAGCAGTAGCAATGGCTGTAGAAGGGCGAATGGGAAATATGGGGCAGGCCTGTACTGCTGCGAAGCGTATTATTGTAGTAGAAGAAATCGCCGATACTTTCCTTGAAAAATTCAAACAGCAGATTACAGGACTTAAGGTTGGAGATCCCGCTGATAAAACCACACAGGTTGGCCCTTTAAGTAGTGAAGGAGCCGCACAGCATCTGGACGAACAGGTACAAAAAAGTATCAAAGAAGGAGCTACGCTGGTAATGGGTGGTAAGCGTATTGACCGGGAAGGTGCTTTTTATGAGCCTTCTATACTGACCGATTTAAAGCCAGGCATGACAGCCTATCACGAAGAGTTGTTTGGGCCTGTAGCGTCTTTCTATCGTGTAAAAAATGAGGAAGAAGCCATTAAGCTTGCCAATGATTCACCATTCGGTTTGGGCGGGGCGGTATTCAGTAAAAATATTGACCGTGCTAAAAAAATTGCTGATCAGATTGATACCGGGATGGTCTATATTAATGAGCCAACCACTTCACAGCCGGATCTTCCTTTTGGAGGTACCAAACGTTCCGGATATGGACGCGAGTTATCCGGATTGGGAATCGAAGAATTTGTAAATAAAAAGCTGATTCGCGTTAGCGGAAAATAG
- the dnaN gene encoding DNA polymerase III subunit beta, whose protein sequence is MKFIVSSSYLLKQLQVLGSVINSSNTLPILDNFLFELDNNSLTVSASDLETTMSAVLEIDSSSQGSVAVPAKLLLEILKTFPEQPLTFTVEENSTIEISSNSGKYALAYAPGDEFPKSVSLEDPSTTLVPSDVLATAISKTIFAAGNDDLRPVMSGVFFQFSPEGLTFVATDAHKLVKYARTDVKASQVADFIMPKKPLNILKGILGSSDAEVKIEYNDSNATFSFDNYTLTCRLIDGKYPNYEAVIPKENPNKLMIERSQFLSSVRRVAIFSNKTTHQIRLKIAGAELNISAEDIDYSNKAEERLTCDYQGDDMQIGFNSRFLTEMLTNLQSDDIMLEMSLPNRAGILTPVDGLEDGETVTMLVMPVMLNN, encoded by the coding sequence ATGAAGTTTATAGTATCGAGTTCATATTTACTAAAACAACTGCAAGTTTTGGGCAGTGTTATCAACAGCAGTAACACGCTGCCTATATTGGATAATTTCCTATTTGAATTGGATAACAATTCATTAACTGTGTCAGCATCTGATCTTGAAACAACCATGTCTGCGGTTTTGGAGATCGATTCTTCCAGTCAGGGAAGCGTTGCTGTTCCTGCCAAATTACTCCTGGAAATCCTGAAAACCTTTCCAGAACAACCCCTAACATTCACTGTTGAAGAAAACAGCACTATAGAAATCAGTTCTAACTCGGGTAAATATGCTTTGGCGTATGCTCCTGGTGATGAATTTCCAAAATCTGTTAGCCTGGAAGACCCTTCCACTACACTTGTGCCTTCGGATGTACTGGCCACTGCTATCAGCAAAACAATCTTTGCTGCCGGTAATGATGATTTACGCCCGGTAATGTCTGGTGTATTCTTTCAATTTTCTCCGGAAGGCCTCACGTTTGTCGCTACTGATGCGCACAAATTGGTAAAATACGCGCGTACCGATGTTAAAGCATCTCAAGTAGCTGATTTTATCATGCCTAAAAAACCTTTAAATATCCTGAAAGGGATTTTAGGAAGTTCAGATGCGGAAGTAAAAATCGAATATAACGATTCCAATGCTACCTTCTCTTTTGACAATTATACATTGACCTGCCGTCTTATTGATGGTAAATATCCAAACTATGAAGCGGTTATCCCAAAAGAAAACCCTAACAAGTTAATGATTGAGCGTTCTCAGTTTTTGAGTTCTGTACGTCGTGTGGCGATTTTTTCCAATAAAACCACACACCAGATCCGATTGAAAATTGCAGGAGCTGAACTTAATATTTCTGCTGAAGATATCGATTATTCGAACAAAGCCGAAGAACGTTTGACCTGTGATTACCAGGGAGACGATATGCAGATTGGATTCAATTCCCGTTTCCTTACCGAAATGCTGACAAACCTTCAGTCTGATGATATCATGCTTGAAATGTCATTACCAAACCGCGCGGGTATTCTTACCCCTGTTGATGGTCTTGAAGATGGTGAAACGGTGACGATGCTGGTAATGCCAGTAATGCTGAACAACTAA
- the gldG gene encoding gliding motility-associated ABC transporter substrate-binding protein GldG yields the protein MVMNVHQKKNLQQLLFVLVGLVLVNLLAYFYFERFDLTADQRYTLSKTSIAIAKKIDSPVYIDVYLDGEFPAEFKRLETETRQLLEEYHAHNSKIIFLFTNPLADASKSDQFVAELNNLGMAPTNINSTKNGKKSLIPVFPWAIARRGDKAVKIPLLVNNFGNSADENIDKSVQMLEFSITDALTKITLKDKKKIAILKGNGEISEKYMGDFLMNLKEYYRLGEFNLDSLKTDEAKTLENLKRFDLAIIAKPTEAFSDSEKYILDQYIMGGGKTMWLIDKVSIDLDSLHNEQQTAMAYPRDLQLDDLFFSYGVRINYGLVQDLLSTPITAQTPNGDIPIDWLYSPIIKSRDNHPINKNLNLVKLEFANPMDTLKNGIRKTVLLQSSAQSKAIGAPVTIGLNQFMEGIDEAEYDGKGNQIVGLLLEGAFTSAFKDRVKPVKSFKATDTGVKNKMIVISDGDIVNYLYVNKKPLNNTIDQWTQQVYSNKEFLLNSVNYLLDDSGLITIRSKDISLPLLNEKKVAAEYTYTQLLTVGLPLVILALFGVLLTFLRKRRFGR from the coding sequence ATGGTAATGAACGTACATCAAAAAAAGAACCTGCAACAACTGTTATTTGTCCTGGTTGGATTAGTATTGGTCAATCTTCTGGCCTACTTCTATTTTGAGCGTTTTGATTTAACGGCAGACCAACGCTATACCTTATCCAAGACCTCCATTGCCATTGCTAAAAAAATTGATAGCCCGGTGTACATTGATGTATATCTGGATGGAGAATTTCCTGCTGAATTCAAAAGGCTGGAAACGGAAACCCGACAGCTACTGGAAGAATACCACGCCCATAATTCAAAAATTATTTTCCTGTTTACCAATCCGCTGGCTGATGCTTCCAAATCAGACCAGTTTGTGGCAGAACTGAATAATCTGGGTATGGCACCGACCAATATCAACAGTACTAAAAATGGAAAGAAATCGCTTATCCCTGTATTCCCATGGGCCATTGCACGACGAGGCGATAAAGCCGTAAAAATTCCTTTACTGGTCAATAATTTTGGCAACAGTGCTGATGAGAACATCGATAAATCGGTACAAATGCTTGAATTCAGCATTACCGATGCGCTTACCAAAATAACCCTGAAAGACAAAAAGAAAATAGCCATCCTGAAAGGGAATGGTGAAATCAGTGAAAAATACATGGGTGACTTTCTAATGAACCTGAAAGAGTATTACCGCCTGGGTGAATTCAACCTGGATTCCCTGAAAACGGACGAAGCAAAAACACTGGAAAACCTGAAACGTTTTGATCTTGCCATTATCGCCAAGCCTACAGAAGCTTTTTCCGATTCTGAAAAATACATCCTGGATCAATATATTATGGGTGGTGGGAAAACGATGTGGCTGATTGACAAAGTATCTATAGATCTTGACAGCCTCCATAATGAACAGCAAACCGCTATGGCTTACCCAAGGGATTTGCAATTGGACGATTTGTTTTTTAGTTATGGTGTACGCATCAATTATGGATTGGTACAGGATCTTTTATCGACGCCCATCACGGCACAAACACCCAATGGCGATATCCCTATTGACTGGCTGTATTCGCCTATTATCAAATCGAGGGACAACCACCCGATCAATAAAAACCTCAACCTGGTAAAATTAGAATTTGCCAATCCTATGGATACCTTGAAAAACGGAATCCGAAAAACGGTATTGCTCCAGAGTTCAGCCCAATCAAAAGCGATAGGAGCTCCGGTAACGATAGGGTTAAACCAATTCATGGAAGGTATTGATGAAGCGGAATATGACGGGAAAGGCAACCAGATCGTAGGATTACTGCTGGAAGGTGCTTTTACCTCAGCGTTTAAAGATCGCGTTAAGCCGGTAAAATCATTTAAAGCTACTGATACCGGTGTAAAAAATAAAATGATTGTAATTTCCGATGGTGATATTGTCAATTACCTGTATGTGAATAAAAAACCACTCAACAATACGATTGACCAATGGACACAACAAGTATATTCCAACAAAGAATTCCTGCTGAATAGTGTGAACTACCTGTTAGACGATTCGGGGCTGATTACAATCCGAAGCAAAGATATCAGCCTGCCGCTCCTCAATGAGAAAAAAGTGGCTGCTGAATATACGTATACCCAATTACTGACCGTTGGGCTTCCACTTGTGATCCTCGCACTATTTGGGGTTTTACTCACCTTTTTAAGAAAAAGACGTTTTGGAAGGTAA
- the gldF gene encoding gliding motility-associated ABC transporter permease subunit GldF: MKSILLREIKSFFGSPIGYLVIAIFLLLNGLFLWVFEGDFNILNSGYADLGPFFTLAPWILIFLIPAVTMRSFSDEKKQGTIELLLTKPLSVWQIVNGKFFGAFLLIIIALVPTLIYVYAIYGLGFPEGNIDMGSTIGSYFGLLFLIGGYTAIGIFTSTLSDNQIVAFILSVFLCFVFYFGFEGIASFAGEFSPVVANLGMDYHFKSISRGVIDTRDIIYFISIALLFLSLTVFKIKSLKW; this comes from the coding sequence ATGAAATCGATATTATTACGAGAGATTAAATCTTTTTTCGGTTCTCCGATTGGCTATTTGGTTATTGCCATTTTCCTATTGCTCAACGGGCTTTTCCTTTGGGTTTTTGAGGGTGATTTTAATATCCTCAACAGCGGTTATGCCGATTTGGGCCCCTTTTTTACCTTAGCGCCCTGGATTCTTATTTTCCTGATCCCGGCTGTTACCATGCGTAGTTTTTCAGATGAAAAAAAGCAGGGTACAATCGAATTATTACTCACAAAACCACTGAGTGTCTGGCAAATTGTCAATGGTAAGTTTTTCGGTGCTTTCCTGTTGATCATCATTGCGCTTGTCCCTACACTGATTTATGTATATGCGATCTATGGCCTTGGATTCCCAGAAGGCAATATTGATATGGGAAGTACCATTGGTTCTTATTTTGGTTTATTATTCCTCATAGGAGGGTATACTGCCATAGGTATTTTCACCTCTACGTTGTCCGACAACCAGATCGTTGCTTTTATCCTTTCCGTATTCCTTTGTTTTGTCTTTTACTTCGGTTTTGAAGGCATTGCTTCTTTTGCAGGTGAATTTAGTCCCGTAGTTGCTAATCTTGGAATGGATTACCACTTCAAGAGCATCAGCCGCGGCGTAATTGATACCCGTGATATTATTTACTTTATCAGTATTGCCCTGCTGTTTTTGTCTCTGACAGTTTTTAAAATTAAATCTTTGAAATGGTAA
- a CDS encoding putative quinol monooxygenase, translated as MFVRIVKMSFHEEHIPAFLENFDLNKEKIRGFEGNRFLELYQDKNQKGIFFTYSYWEAESDLENYRQSALFQEVWAFTKRLFNDKPEAWSVDKRVTLN; from the coding sequence ATGTTTGTACGAATTGTTAAGATGAGTTTTCATGAAGAGCATATTCCTGCCTTTCTGGAAAATTTTGATTTGAATAAGGAGAAAATCCGTGGATTTGAAGGCAATCGTTTCTTGGAACTGTATCAGGATAAAAACCAAAAGGGTATTTTTTTTACATATAGTTATTGGGAAGCAGAAAGCGATCTTGAAAACTACCGTCAGTCGGCACTCTTTCAGGAAGTCTGGGCTTTTACAAAACGGTTGTTCAATGACAAACCTGAGGCCTGGAGTGTTGACAAACGGGTTACCCTTAACTAA
- a CDS encoding SAM hydrolase/SAM-dependent halogenase family protein, with the protein MSIITLTTDFGIKDHFVGALKGKVFSEYPEAVIVDISHCIDLFNISETCYVISASYASFPKGTVHLIGVDSELNAENQHVAMLWNDQYFICADNGILSLLTKKIIPQKIVSINIHDRLPSEATAMDVFVTVACHLARGGLLNVIGREIKTLKDINAFQPVLAEENSVLKGNIIYVDHFGNVVSNISKKLFLEIGKGREYEISFKGYTLKTIFPNYSSIAISNTNFKNYEGEKLAIFNEAGYLEIAVYKSNPNKTGGASSLLGVKVNDGIVIRFK; encoded by the coding sequence ATGTCAATAATTACCCTTACAACCGACTTCGGAATTAAAGACCACTTTGTGGGTGCTTTGAAGGGAAAAGTGTTTTCGGAGTATCCGGAAGCTGTAATTGTGGACATTTCACACTGTATCGATTTATTCAATATCAGTGAGACCTGTTATGTTATTAGTGCTTCGTATGCCAGCTTTCCCAAAGGTACGGTACATCTTATCGGAGTGGACTCGGAACTCAATGCCGAAAACCAGCATGTCGCAATGTTATGGAATGATCAATACTTTATCTGTGCGGACAATGGGATTTTAAGCCTCCTGACCAAAAAAATAATTCCCCAAAAAATCGTCTCCATCAATATTCATGACCGGTTGCCTTCAGAAGCCACAGCCATGGACGTATTTGTCACTGTTGCCTGCCACCTTGCCCGTGGCGGACTGCTGAATGTGATTGGACGGGAGATCAAAACCCTGAAAGACATCAATGCTTTTCAACCGGTATTGGCGGAGGAGAATTCGGTCTTAAAAGGCAACATCATCTATGTGGATCATTTTGGGAATGTCGTCAGTAATATTTCTAAAAAACTTTTTCTGGAAATCGGTAAAGGCCGGGAATATGAAATCTCCTTTAAAGGCTATACGCTAAAAACCATTTTCCCAAATTATTCTTCTATCGCTATTTCCAATACCAATTTCAAGAATTATGAAGGGGAAAAACTCGCCATCTTTAATGAAGCGGGGTATTTGGAAATAGCCGTCTACAAAAGCAACCCCAATAAAACCGGTGGTGCCTCAAGTTTATTAGGTGTTAAAGTAAACGACGGAATAGTAATCCGTTTTAAATAA
- a CDS encoding PhoH family protein translates to MNERTIELNDIAPKDFWGAQDTHLETIKKYYPKLKIVARGTTIKVFGEKEILDEFENRFQRLMLHFTRYNNIDDNVIERVIQSNARDDQRMDPMDKILVHGVGGKLIKAMTPNQQLLVDTMQKNDMVFAVGPAGTGKTYTGVALAVKALKEKQVKRIILTRPAVEAGENLGFLPGDMKEKLDPYMQPLYDALRDMIPNEKLEDYILKGVIQIAPLAFMRGRTLDNAFVILDEAQNTTHSQMKMFLTRMGKNAKFMITGDPGQVDLPRRTISGLKEALLVLKDIDGIGIIYLDDKDIVRHRLVKKVIDAYKQIENHD, encoded by the coding sequence TTGAACGAGAGAACGATTGAGCTAAACGATATTGCCCCAAAAGATTTCTGGGGCGCTCAGGATACACATCTTGAGACCATAAAAAAATACTATCCGAAATTAAAAATTGTTGCCCGAGGCACCACTATTAAGGTATTCGGAGAAAAAGAAATCCTTGATGAATTTGAAAATCGCTTCCAGCGATTAATGCTTCACTTTACCCGTTACAACAATATTGATGATAATGTTATTGAAAGGGTGATTCAGAGCAATGCCCGTGACGACCAGCGTATGGATCCTATGGATAAAATCCTCGTACACGGCGTAGGGGGTAAGCTGATAAAAGCCATGACTCCCAATCAGCAGCTTTTGGTAGATACCATGCAAAAAAATGATATGGTATTTGCTGTTGGGCCTGCAGGAACGGGTAAAACCTATACCGGTGTGGCACTTGCTGTAAAAGCACTGAAAGAAAAACAGGTCAAAAGAATCATACTCACACGTCCTGCTGTTGAAGCTGGTGAAAACCTGGGTTTTCTGCCGGGTGATATGAAAGAAAAACTGGATCCGTACATGCAGCCCTTATATGATGCGTTACGCGATATGATTCCCAATGAAAAGCTGGAAGATTATATCCTGAAAGGTGTAATTCAGATCGCGCCATTGGCTTTTATGAGAGGAAGAACCCTTGATAATGCATTTGTGATTTTAGATGAGGCGCAAAATACGACCCATTCCCAAATGAAAATGTTTTTAACGCGTATGGGAAAAAATGCCAAATTCATGATTACCGGAGATCCTGGGCAGGTTGATTTACCAAGGAGAACAATATCAGGATTAAAAGAAGCACTTTTGGTCTTGAAAGACATTGACGGAATCGGTATTATTTACCTGGATGACAAAGACATTGTACGCCACCGCCTGGTCAAAAAAGTAATAGATGCGTATAAACAAATCGAAAATCACGATTAA
- a CDS encoding phosphoribosylaminoimidazolesuccinocarboxamide synthase — translation MSNTLTTTNFNFPKQQSVYRGKVREVYNINDDLLVMVATDRLSAFDVVLPKGIPYKGQILNQIATKFMHLTEDIVPNWLIATPDPNVAIGHLCTPFKVEMVIRGYLAGHAAREYALGKRTLCGESLPDGLKENDKLPEPIITPTTKADFGTHDEDISRHAILENGIVSQEDYVTLEHYTKALFQRGTEIAASRGLILVDTKYEFGKTKEGLIVLIDEIHTPDSSRYFYAEGYEERQEKGDAQKQLSKEFVRQWLIANDFQGKEGQVIPEMTDEYIQTVSERYIELYENIAGEPFVKADINTIERRIEQNVLRFLEEINMI, via the coding sequence ATGAGCAACACTTTAACGACAACAAATTTTAATTTCCCAAAGCAGCAATCCGTTTATCGAGGTAAAGTTAGGGAGGTTTACAATATTAATGATGACCTATTGGTCATGGTGGCAACAGACAGGCTTTCGGCTTTTGATGTGGTCCTTCCAAAAGGCATTCCGTATAAGGGGCAGATATTGAATCAGATTGCGACTAAATTCATGCATCTTACGGAAGATATCGTTCCGAACTGGCTGATCGCTACTCCTGATCCTAATGTCGCTATTGGGCATTTATGTACGCCTTTTAAAGTTGAAATGGTAATCCGTGGTTACCTCGCGGGTCATGCAGCCAGAGAATATGCATTAGGAAAACGCACCTTGTGTGGAGAAAGTCTTCCTGATGGATTAAAAGAAAACGATAAACTTCCGGAACCGATCATCACACCTACAACAAAAGCAGATTTTGGTACGCATGACGAAGATATTTCACGACATGCCATCCTGGAAAATGGAATTGTTTCCCAGGAAGATTACGTGACGCTGGAGCATTATACTAAAGCGCTTTTTCAACGTGGTACTGAAATTGCGGCCAGCCGTGGTTTGATTTTAGTAGATACAAAATACGAATTTGGAAAAACCAAAGAAGGGCTGATTGTGCTGATCGATGAAATCCATACACCGGACTCTTCCCGTTATTTTTATGCAGAGGGCTACGAAGAGCGTCAGGAAAAAGGAGATGCACAAAAGCAATTGTCTAAAGAATTCGTTAGGCAATGGTTGATTGCTAATGATTTTCAGGGTAAAGAAGGACAGGTAATTCCAGAAATGACTGATGAATACATTCAGACTGTATCAGAAAGGTATATTGAACTGTACGAAAATATTGCAGGCGAGCCATTCGTTAAAGCAGATATTAATACTATAGAGCGACGTATCGAGCAAAACGTACTGCGCTTCTTGGAAGAAATCAATATGATATAA